CCGTCGCGTCGTGGAACCGCCTCTCGCGCTCGCCCGCGCTTTAGAACCGGACCCACCGCTCTTTTCTACCCGCTTTTGGGTTTCTCTCCCCGTTTTGCCAGCGTCAGTCCGCGGCGCGGCCGCCACGTTTTGTACGACTGTAAATAAACGCTGGGCTCTTCGCCGTTCCCCAACCGTCTCCCGTCTGGTTCTTTCCCAGCCCGGTGCCGCCTttttgggtgagaaaagccggTTTTTAGAGGAGCGGCGGTGTGGGGGCACGAGCGAGGCCGGTGGTGGCCGCGGCACACGTTAAAAGTTGCCAAAACCACTTTTTGGCCCCGTCTCTCTCCCTCAAGCCGGGGCCAGGTCGCGGTGTTGTCCCACGGGGGGAGGACAGCTGCCCGCCACCATGCCAGTCGTTAACGGCCGTGCTAATTAGCCAGGCAGAAGGCTCTAACGCTTCTCCCCCTCGTTTTCGGGGCACGTGCGCCCTCAGGTCCTGGGACTGTCCCCGAGGCCACCGCGGTGACCCCGCAGCGGCAATTAGCGGCTGATGAGCTGGAGGCAATTAGCGGTGGCGGAATTGTGGAGGTGACAAGCTCGGGGGCTCCGGCCGTGACCCCCCCGGGCCTGGAGACCTGCCGAGGGGCCGGGAGGGTGATGCAGGCACGATCCTGGGCCTAATGTCGTTAAGCTTAACGAGCACCGAGAGGCGGGGGGGCCACCACAGGCCCTTTGGGGACCAATGAGCCAGTTTGAGGACTAACGAGCCAGCGCTGGGCCTGTTAATTAGCAGGTGGTGAGGGAGAGGAGCACGAGGAAGCCCGCTGGGGCGGAGCGGTCGGGGACAGCGGCCCAAGAGCTGGGGGGTCGTTAGCCCCGCTCGTTAGCCAGGGCAGTGTGGGGTCCCCCAGAGCCTGGGGGTCcattttggggggctgggggtccccccccGGCTCATCTGCCCCTTTGTTTGCAGCTCAGAGCCCCGCGGGGATCCCGGCCGGGAGCtcccgggctgggctgggggataAATCGAGTCCAGAGAAAGAACCGGGGCCGGAGGCAGCGGGATTTGTTAAAAATTTGAGTTTATTTCACTGGAaagtgggggcgggggggacgctAAACGCCGTGGGGGCGAGCTCCGAAGACGAGGGCGGCGCAGCACGGCGCGGGGGCCTCGAGTCCGCTACCTCATTTCGGGTTAAAAAGCTACGAGTGGGTTATTCATCCtcttcggaaaaaaaaaaaaaaaaagagggaataaagaaaaataataataaaagaagcTGCAGCGAGGGAGCGAGCGGCTCCGCGCTGGCCGGGGGcgggaaagcaaagcaaagcaaagctggcGCTGCGGCTACGGCTGCGGCTACGGCTGCGGCTACGGCTAACGCTCGCTCAGCACCTGAGCCTAGACCAGCtagggggggggcgggggcccccAAAACTACCTGAAAAAGCAAATTCTGACAACTGAGAACGGAAAAGCTGAGATGGGGGCGTGGAGGGGGGGTTAAGCTACTCCTAACGGGGCTGGGGTCGGGGCGGGGGGAAGCTGAGCGTCCGTTAGGAACGGCCTCGTTAGCCGACCGCGGCTGCGAGCCCCGAGACGCGCGGTGCCGAGTCGGTGTGCGACGGGAACCCGACGTCCAGCCGCAAATATCTTacctgaaagagaaaagcagagttGGCCGAGGCGCCGGGACCGTGCCGGGGAGCGTGCCGAGCCCCGGCGGGCGCCCGGAGGGAGCCGCCGGCTTCCTGAGAGCAACCACAGGCCTGATGCGGTGGCCACGCTGGGTCGGGGGGCTACCAGGAGCCCCCCCAGCGGCGCCGTGGCCGGTGGCCACGCCGGAGGGACTCGTGCCGCAGCGGCTGCTGGCGGCTTCTCCCCGAGCGCCGTGGCGGGGCACACGGGACCGGGGGCTCTGCGGGAACCCCCCACCCCGCGGAGACGGCGCGAGGGCTCAGCCCTGGCTGCGGTGGACGCTAATTAAAAGGCTAATTAAAAGGCAAAGCGACCCGCCGGCACCGAGCGGCTCCCGGCAGCGGCACCCGTGGCCGCGGCACGTCCTCACCGAGTGTCCGGAGCCGGCGCCAGGGCTTTAACGCCCGGCCGGAGCCCGTCCGCTTCACCGCCAGCCTTCctcccgggggggccggggggccgcgcGCGCCCCGTCTCTCCGTCAGCCGGGGCCCCCCCCACCGCGGTGCCCGGAGGCGCCGGCGGTCGCAAGGCGGCGAGCGCCGCGTGCCAGCCCTGCCAACGCGCTCACCTCCGGCTCAAAAGGCAGAGTACCGCGCCCGGTCCGCGTACGGGTCCCGCCCGAACCGCTGCATGTCGTAGAGAGAAGCCCGGGCTACCGAGGACACCGGCGACAGTTGCCCACGCTCGTACGTGTAGGCCTCTCCGACGGTGGTGGCCGCGGCGGCCGTGCGGCGCAGGGGGCTTCTATCCCGGGTGTAATAGGTGGAGgaggcggccgccgcggcggcggtggcggcggcggcgacggcggccgccgcgcccggggTCGGCAGCAGAGCTCTATCGTACGCGTCTAGGGTGGTGGGGATGCGACTGGCCATGGCTGTGGTGGCGGCCATGGCCGAGGACTGGACCTGGGAGTACTGGGCGTACTGGGAGTACTGGGCCATGGTCTGCTCCGCGTAGGCGTCGTACGCAGAGGCCGTGGCGTAGGAGCGGACGCGGTAGCGCTTGTAGTAGTCGGCCATCCCGCCGTACGCCTCATCGTAATACACGGTCTCCCCATAGCCCGCGGTGTAGGGAGTGCGCACGGCTCCGTACTGCTCGTTATAGGCCTCGGCAAAGTCCGCCACTTGCCCCGGGCGATCTACCGGGCACTCCTTAGACCAGTGCCCCTCCTTCCCGCAGCGGTAGCAGCCGCTCTTGTCTCCCATCCCGGGCGCCGTCCGCAGCCGGCTGGTGGACAACTGCACGCGCATCCGCTTGCCTTGAGGAAAGAGACGCGAGAGGGAGGCGATCAGTGAGGCAGCGCCggcacggcggcggcgggacggcaCCGCCCGCGGCGGTTCTTCCCCCTCCCCGCACCTTCCCCTCCCTCCGGAGCCGCCAGCACCGCGGCGGGGAGCGACCCGGCGCAGGAGGAGCCCGCCACGGGCTCCAGCGGGAGCCGCCGGCCGGCCACCGGACTTACCAGGAAAGAGCCGCCGGCACCGAGCGCGGCCCGCGGCCGGGACGGGCTCTGGCGGCTCAGCCGGCCGGCGAGCCGCCGACTCCCGTGGCTACCAGCCCGAGACGGCTTTCTGCCGGCCACCAGCGACCAGCCGGCAGCACCGTTACAAGCTTCCCGCCGGAAAACGCTCCCGCCGGCGGCAAGACGGATGCGGCGCCGGGCAACGACTGGCGTCAAGCACGAAGCCAAGCGCAGCCGCCGAGCTCTGGATGCGGCTGCGCCACTGGAGAAAAgtgttgtgggtttggttttttttttttttcggggaACGCCTGGAACCGGGGGCAGCGGGGTTTGCCGAAACCCCCAAGCAGGCCCGGGGAGAG
This Strix uralensis isolate ZFMK-TIS-50842 unplaced genomic scaffold, bStrUra1 scaffold_377, whole genome shotgun sequence DNA region includes the following protein-coding sequences:
- the LOC141938855 gene encoding RNA-binding protein 4 isoform X1 yields the protein MVKLFIGNLPREATEQEIRSLFEQYGKVLECDIIKNYGFVHIEDKTAAEDAIRNLHHHKLHGVCINVEASKNKSKASTKLHVGNISPACTNLELRAKFEEYGPVIECDIVKDYAFVHMERAEDAVEAIRGLDNTEFQGKRMRVQLSTSRLRTAPGMGDKSGCYRCGKEGHWSKECPVDRPGQVADFAEAYNEQYGAVRTPYTAGYGETVYYDEAYGGMADYYKRYRVRSYATASAYDAYAEQTMAQYSQYAQYSQVQSSAMAATTAMASRIPTTLDAYDRALLPTPGAAAAVAAAATAAAAAASSTYYTRDRSPLRRTAAAATTVGEAYTYERGQLSPVSSVARASLYDMQRFGRDPYADRARYSAF